The Lactuca sativa cultivar Salinas chromosome 2, Lsat_Salinas_v11, whole genome shotgun sequence genome includes a window with the following:
- the LOC111903272 gene encoding ethylene-responsive transcription factor ERF026, producing MANRRRNSSAFQLPQNDQTASQSTAAAGGSSPVYHGIRLRAGKWVSEIRENKSSRIWLGSYPTPEMAAAAYDVAALAIKGKYAVLNFPESILENTLPECPTADDIRAAAARAAAARSPAYEYGGGSMTVGGTNTAPPAGPGMYVDDEAVVGMPSLLSDMAEGMLLSPPRIDSNPPDDGTYYSGGGNLWNY from the coding sequence ATGGCTAACCGGCGTCGCAATTCCTCAGCTTTTCAGCTACCCCAAAATGATCAAACAGCTTCTCAATCCACCGCAGCAGCAGGTGGCTCCTCCCCAGTTTACCATGGAATCCGATTGCGAGCTGGGAAATGGGTTTCTGAAATTCGTGAAAACAAGTCCAGTCGCATATGGCTTGGTTCGTATCCGACACCAGAGATGGCTGCTGCTGCTTACGACGTGGCTGCATTGGCAATCAAAGGTAAGTATGCAGTCCTAAACTTTCCAGAATCTATTCTCGAAAATACGCTTCCCGAGTGTCCTACTGCCGATGACATCCGTGCCGCAGCTGCAAGAGCAGCTGCCGCTCGATCACCGGCGTATGAGTATGGTGGCGGAAGCATGACGGTGGGTGGTACAAATACAGCTCCTCCAGCTGGACCTGGTATGTATGTGGATGATGAAGCAGTGGTTGGCATGCCAAGTCTGTTGTCAGATATGGCGGAGGGAATGCTCCTTAGTCCACCGAGGATCGATTCTAATCCGCCAGACGATGGAACATATtattctggtggaggaaatttGTGGAATTACTAA